Proteins encoded within one genomic window of Conchiformibius steedae:
- a CDS encoding HdaA/DnaA family protein, whose translation MNQLSLDFAEPLYPRFDKLLGNENAELIYILQQEHDQFIYLWGERGSGKSHILQSWVGQALQNGHQAVYIDAAAHTLSEQLIGDACYVAIDQIEKLRSREQTALFNVFNRFRNSRQGYLLLSSDLHPSRLNLREDLRTRVAYCLPYEVKPLSVQEKIDALTNMADTRRLNIDPRIYPYLLANWKQDMNSLLQMFDDLANYSIHSGKPMTLALLKQLLKEHKN comes from the coding sequence GTGAACCAACTGAGTCTGGATTTCGCCGAACCGCTTTATCCGCGCTTCGACAAACTGCTCGGCAACGAAAATGCCGAACTGATTTATATTTTGCAGCAAGAACACGACCAATTCATTTATTTGTGGGGCGAGCGTGGTTCGGGCAAAAGCCACATTCTGCAATCGTGGGTGGGTCAGGCGCTGCAAAACGGACATCAGGCAGTGTATATTGATGCTGCTGCGCACACCTTGAGCGAGCAGCTGATTGGCGATGCCTGCTATGTTGCCATTGACCAGATTGAAAAACTGCGCAGCCGCGAACAAACTGCATTATTTAATGTTTTCAACCGCTTCCGCAATTCCCGTCAGGGCTATCTGCTGCTCAGTTCCGATTTGCACCCCAGCCGTCTCAATTTGCGCGAAGATTTGCGTACCCGCGTTGCCTACTGCCTGCCTTACGAAGTCAAACCGCTGAGCGTTCAAGAAAAAATAGACGCCCTAACCAATATGGCGGACACCCGCCGTCTCAATATTGACCCACGCATTTATCCCTATCTGCTTGCCAACTGGAAACAAGACATGAACAGCCTGCTGCAAATGTTTGACGATTTGGCAAATTATTCCATTCATTCGGGCAAGCCGATGACGCTGGCACTGCTCAAACAACTATTAAAAGAACATAAAAACTAG
- a CDS encoding ABC transporter ATP-binding protein encodes MLRPLFRWFETRIETYPDSVSPPPQGGIAAFVWTSTQGLRGWLLLLVLLTATAGLLEAMMFRFMGMIVDWLGQYAPDALWQEKGSSLAGMALLMGLLVLVRFSANTVRLQTLQGVFPMRLRWQFHRHMLNQSLAFYHNEFAGRIAAKVMQTALSVRDTVMILIEMLVHTGVYLLTAGAILAALDWRLVLPFILWVLVFGTLMKVSIPRVGRAAKAQADARSMMTGRITDAYSNIAIVKLFSHGTREADYAKDSMQEFMHTVHRQMRLATLMGTASAAAGIGLITLTTALGLVLWQQGAVGAGTVATAIAVALRVRDFSNHIMWESAHLFEHIGTVADGMATLSRPHTVLDAPDAPPLQVKQGEIRFENVSFHYDAARPLLENFNLTVKSGEKVGLIGRSGAGKSTLVNLLLRFYDAQNGRITIDGQNIAAVRQESLREHIGLVTQDTGLLHRSVRDNIVYGRPDADEDDMRRAAEQAEAAEFIARLSDPQGRIGYDAQVGDRGVKLSGGQRQRIAIARVMLKNAPILVLDEATSALDSEVENAIQSSLDKMMDGKTVIAIAHRLSTVAAMDRLVVLDEGRIVEEGTHAQLLEQNGLYAKLWAHQSGGFLPEQIE; translated from the coding sequence ATGCTGCGACCTTTGTTCCGCTGGTTTGAAACCCGCATTGAAACCTACCCCGATTCCGTTTCCCCGCCCCCGCAAGGCGGGATTGCTGCATTTGTTTGGACATCTACCCAAGGACTGCGCGGCTGGCTGTTGCTGTTGGTGCTGCTCACGGCAACGGCAGGTTTGTTGGAAGCCATGATGTTCCGTTTTATGGGCATGATTGTGGATTGGTTGGGACAATACGCCCCCGATGCGTTGTGGCAGGAAAAAGGCAGCAGCTTGGCGGGCATGGCCTTGCTGATGGGACTGCTGGTGCTGGTGCGCTTCTCTGCCAACACCGTGCGCCTGCAAACCTTGCAGGGTGTGTTTCCCATGCGTTTGCGCTGGCAGTTTCACCGACACATGCTCAATCAGTCCTTGGCGTTTTATCACAATGAATTTGCGGGACGTATCGCCGCCAAAGTGATGCAAACGGCTTTGTCGGTGCGCGATACGGTGATGATTCTGATTGAAATGCTGGTGCATACGGGCGTGTATCTGCTGACAGCAGGGGCGATTTTGGCGGCTTTGGACTGGCGTTTGGTGCTGCCGTTTATCCTGTGGGTGCTGGTGTTCGGTACGCTGATGAAAGTGTCCATTCCGCGCGTGGGACGCGCCGCCAAAGCCCAAGCCGATGCCCGCAGCATGATGACGGGGCGCATTACCGATGCCTATTCCAATATCGCCATTGTGAAACTGTTTTCACACGGCACGCGCGAAGCCGATTATGCTAAAGATTCTATGCAGGAATTTATGCATACCGTTCACCGTCAGATGCGCTTGGCAACGCTGATGGGTACGGCATCGGCAGCCGCAGGCATCGGACTGATTACCTTAACCACTGCTTTGGGGCTGGTGTTGTGGCAACAAGGCGCGGTGGGCGCGGGTACGGTGGCAACCGCGATTGCCGTGGCATTGCGTGTGCGCGATTTTTCCAACCACATTATGTGGGAATCGGCGCATTTGTTTGAACACATCGGCACGGTGGCAGACGGTATGGCAACCCTATCGCGCCCGCACACGGTATTAGACGCGCCCGATGCGCCGCCCTTGCAGGTTAAACAAGGCGAAATCCGTTTTGAAAACGTCTCGTTTCATTACGATGCTGCCCGTCCCCTATTGGAAAACTTTAATTTAACGGTAAAAAGTGGCGAAAAAGTTGGTTTAATCGGGCGCAGCGGCGCAGGCAAATCCACTTTGGTCAATCTGCTGCTGCGTTTTTACGATGCCCAAAACGGGCGCATTACCATTGATGGTCAAAACATCGCCGCCGTGCGTCAAGAAAGCCTGCGCGAACACATTGGTTTGGTCACACAGGACACGGGATTACTGCACCGTTCCGTGCGCGACAATATTGTTTACGGTCGCCCCGATGCCGATGAAGACGATATGCGCCGCGCCGCCGAACAAGCCGAAGCCGCCGAATTTATCGCCCGTTTGTCTGACCCGCAAGGGCGCATTGGCTATGATGCTCAAGTGGGCGACCGTGGTGTGAAGCTGTCCGGCGGACAACGCCAACGCATTGCCATTGCCCGCGTGATGCTGAAAAACGCCCCGATTTTGGTGTTGGACGAAGCCACCAGCGCGCTAGATTCCGAAGTGGAAAACGCCATTCAAAGCAGCTTGGACAAAATGATGGACGGTAAAACCGTGATTGCCATCGCCCACCGTTTATCTACCGTAGCAGCCATGGACAGGCTGGTGGTTTTGGACGAAGGGCGCATTGTCGAAGAAGGCACACACGCGCAATTGTTGGAACAGAACGGTTTGTATGCCAAGCTGTGGGCGCACCAAAGCGGCGGTTTTTTGCCCGAACAAATTGAATAA
- the gcvT gene encoding glycine cleavage system aminomethyltransferase GcvT, which produces MSVKTTPFNQAHKDAGGKLVDFAGWELPVNYGSQIQEHEAVRTDAGMFDVSHMLVSDVRGERARDFFRKLLANDVAKLSFVGKALYSAMLNEQGGVMDDLIVYRANEAETQYRIVSNAATREKDLAQFNQIGAAFGVEITPRYDLAMLAVQGPKAVEKLLSVKPEWADTVNGLAVFQGADLGNDWFVARTGYTGEEGVEVILPATEANGFFAALREAGVQPCGLGARDTLRMEAGMNLYGHDMDEETSPLRAGMGWTVDLKDENRDFIGKTALLALKNAGVDVKQVGLLLETRGVLREGMEVVTAHGKGVITSGTFSPSLKQSIAIARVPKETGDTAQVDIRGTLTDVRVLKLPFVRNGKKQFD; this is translated from the coding sequence ATGTCTGTCAAAACCACCCCCTTTAACCAAGCCCACAAAGACGCAGGCGGCAAACTCGTTGATTTTGCCGGCTGGGAATTGCCCGTTAATTACGGTTCGCAAATTCAAGAACACGAAGCCGTGCGTACCGATGCAGGCATGTTTGACGTATCGCATATGCTGGTGTCGGACGTGCGTGGCGAACGCGCCCGCGACTTTTTCCGCAAACTGCTGGCAAACGATGTGGCGAAACTGTCTTTTGTCGGTAAAGCCCTGTATTCCGCCATGTTGAACGAACAAGGCGGCGTGATGGACGACCTGATTGTTTACCGCGCCAACGAAGCCGAAACCCAATACCGCATTGTATCCAACGCCGCCACCCGCGAAAAAGATTTGGCGCAGTTTAACCAAATCGGCGCAGCATTCGGCGTAGAAATCACCCCCCGTTATGATTTGGCGATGCTTGCCGTACAAGGTCCGAAAGCCGTAGAAAAACTGTTGTCCGTCAAACCCGAATGGGCGGATACCGTAAACGGCTTGGCGGTGTTCCAAGGCGCGGATTTGGGCAATGACTGGTTTGTTGCCCGCACAGGCTACACAGGCGAAGAAGGCGTAGAAGTGATTTTGCCTGCCACCGAAGCCAACGGCTTTTTTGCCGCTCTGCGCGAAGCTGGCGTACAACCCTGCGGCTTGGGCGCGCGCGACACCCTGCGCATGGAAGCAGGCATGAATTTGTACGGACACGATATGGACGAAGAAACCAGCCCTTTACGCGCAGGCATGGGCTGGACAGTGGATTTAAAAGACGAAAACCGCGACTTTATCGGCAAAACCGCTTTGCTGGCATTGAAAAACGCAGGTGTGGATGTCAAACAGGTTGGTTTGCTGCTGGAAACGCGCGGCGTTTTGCGCGAAGGCATGGAAGTCGTGACCGCACACGGCAAAGGCGTGATTACCAGCGGTACGTTTTCGCCCAGCCTGAAGCAGTCCATCGCCATTGCCCGCGTGCCGAAAGAAACAGGCGATACCGCACAAGTGGATATTCGCGGCACGCTGACCGATGTGCGCGTGTTGAAACTGCCGTTTGTGCGTAACGGCAAAAAGCAGTTTGACTGA
- the adh gene encoding aldehyde dehydrogenase: protein MKYAVPNTPDSIVQFKSRYENYIGGQWVAPVDGEYFDDISPITGKPFAQVPRSQAADVEKALDAAHAAKDAWGKTSVSERSRILLQIADRMEQNLEKIAVAETWENGKPVRETLAADIPLAVDHFRYFAGVIRAQEGGISEIDHDTVAYHFHEPLGVVGQIIPWNFPILMAAWKIAPALAAGNCIVLKPAEQTPVSILYLLEIIGDLLPAGVLNVVNGFGIECGKPLAQSPRIAKVAFTGETGTGKLIMGYASENIIPVTLELGGKSPSIFFEDVMDADDAFLDKCLEGFAMFALNQGEVCTCPSRVLVQESIYEKFMEKAVARVKAIKAGDPLDTDTMVGAQASQEQFDKIESYLKLGKEEGAEVLAGGTARQEAGELAGGFYIEPTIFKGNNSMRIFQEEIFGPVVAVTTFKTAEEALAIANDTQFGLGAAVWSRDMNTAYRIGRGIQAGRVWTNCYHLYPAHAAFGGYKKSGIGRETHKMMLEHYQQTKCLLVSYSPDKLGFF, encoded by the coding sequence ATGAAATACGCAGTCCCCAATACCCCCGACAGCATTGTGCAATTCAAAAGCCGTTATGAAAACTATATCGGCGGACAATGGGTAGCGCCCGTCGACGGCGAGTATTTTGATGATATCAGCCCGATTACCGGCAAGCCTTTTGCCCAAGTGCCGCGTTCGCAGGCAGCCGATGTGGAAAAAGCCCTTGATGCTGCCCATGCCGCCAAAGATGCTTGGGGCAAAACATCGGTAAGCGAGCGCAGCCGCATTCTGTTGCAGATTGCCGACCGCATGGAACAGAATCTGGAAAAAATCGCCGTTGCCGAAACATGGGAAAACGGCAAACCCGTGCGCGAAACTTTAGCGGCTGATATTCCCTTGGCGGTGGACCATTTCCGTTATTTTGCCGGCGTGATTCGCGCCCAAGAAGGCGGTATTTCCGAAATTGACCACGACACCGTTGCCTATCATTTTCACGAACCTTTGGGCGTAGTCGGACAAATTATTCCGTGGAACTTCCCCATTTTGATGGCAGCGTGGAAAATCGCCCCTGCGCTGGCAGCGGGCAACTGCATCGTCTTGAAACCTGCCGAGCAAACCCCCGTATCCATTTTGTATTTATTGGAAATTATTGGCGATTTACTGCCTGCGGGCGTGTTAAACGTAGTAAACGGTTTCGGCATTGAATGCGGCAAACCCTTGGCACAAAGCCCGCGTATTGCCAAAGTAGCCTTTACCGGCGAAACCGGCACGGGCAAGCTGATTATGGGCTATGCCAGCGAAAACATCATTCCCGTTACCTTGGAATTGGGCGGAAAAAGCCCCAGCATTTTCTTTGAAGACGTGATGGACGCAGACGATGCCTTTTTAGACAAATGTTTGGAAGGTTTTGCCATGTTTGCCCTTAATCAGGGCGAAGTGTGTACCTGTCCTTCCCGTGTGCTGGTGCAAGAATCCATTTACGAAAAATTTATGGAAAAAGCCGTTGCCCGCGTGAAAGCCATTAAAGCAGGTGACCCCTTGGACACCGATACCATGGTAGGCGCACAAGCCAGCCAAGAACAGTTTGACAAAATTGAAAGCTATTTGAAGCTGGGTAAAGAAGAAGGTGCAGAAGTGTTGGCAGGCGGTACGGCACGTCAGGAAGCAGGCGAATTGGCAGGCGGTTTTTATATTGAACCCACCATCTTTAAAGGCAACAACAGCATGCGTATTTTCCAAGAAGAAATTTTTGGACCTGTGGTTGCCGTTACCACCTTTAAAACCGCCGAAGAAGCGCTTGCCATTGCCAACGACACCCAATTTGGTTTGGGCGCAGCCGTGTGGAGCCGCGACATGAACACCGCTTACCGCATCGGACGCGGCATTCAGGCAGGGCGCGTATGGACCAATTGCTACCATCTGTATCCCGCCCATGCTGCATTTGGCGGCTACAAAAAATCAGGCATCGGACGCGAAACCCACAAAATGATGCTGGAACACTATCAGCAAACCAAATGCCTGCTGGTGAGCTACTCGCCCGATAAATTGGGCTTCTTCTAA
- the polA gene encoding DNA polymerase I: protein MMSMPTLLLVDGSSYLYRAFYAMTHLSAPDGTPTNAVYGVLNMLRRARAEIPHDYCACVFDAKGQNFRHTLFADYKATRPPMPDDLRPQADLLPELVRLMGWTVLKTAGVEADDVIATLAKQAEAQAWRVVISTGDKDMAQLVNEHITLVNTMSGETLDSAGVLEKFGVAPHQITDYLSLMGDKVDNVPGVEKCGPKTAAKWLAQYSSLENLSANAEQIGGKVGEHLRLALPQLPLSKQLVTLKTDVDLQNELPAGLHDLQRREPDWTALVEHFRRLGFKTWLKEAEQQQNGNASPELFAPAPVSQAAETTQATAPAAVHYRSITTESDFQALLARLNESDSIGIDTETTSLDAMNAQLVGISIAFAAGDAVYLPLAHNPALTLEQLDSNIVLPALKPHLENPALKKIGQNLKYDRHVFANHHIDLQGIAGDAMLASYIVESHLGHGLDELALRWLGLSTITYEDLCGKKGAKQIPFADVPLAQACDYACQDADFALRIEAHLRTQMDERQLSLYQDMELPVSDVLFAMERAGVHIDQHELARQSHELGHELLDLEQRAYTIAGQPFNLNSPKQLQEILFDKMGIATKGLKKTTSGGISTNEAVLEQLAGEHELPQLILQHRSLAKLKSTYTDKLPEMISPHTGRVHTTYAQAVTVTGRLASSNPNLQNIPIRTEAGRRVRRAFTAPEGFAMVSADYSQIELRIMAHLSGDTTLIEAFQNGEDIHRRTAAEVFGLTPEQVGAEQRRYAKTINFGLIYGMGQYGLAKALGIDNLSAKSFIDRYFARYPGVAEYMQRTKEQANAQGYVETLFGRRLYLPDIHSRNANARAAAERAAINAPMQGTASDLIKRAMIQVQQWLQNEQLSAKLVMQVHDELVLQVPENERAQVCQALPVLMAQAGEQVLNVPLPAEVGSGSNWESAH from the coding sequence GTGATGTCCATGCCTACTTTGCTTTTGGTTGACGGTTCATCTTATCTGTACCGCGCCTTTTATGCCATGACCCATCTTTCTGCGCCTGACGGTACACCCACCAATGCCGTTTACGGCGTATTAAATATGTTGCGCCGCGCCCGTGCCGAAATCCCCCACGATTATTGTGCCTGCGTATTTGATGCCAAAGGTCAGAACTTCCGCCACACCCTGTTTGCCGATTACAAAGCCACACGCCCGCCCATGCCCGATGATTTGCGCCCGCAAGCCGACCTATTGCCCGAACTGGTGCGCCTGATGGGTTGGACGGTACTCAAAACCGCAGGCGTGGAAGCCGATGATGTGATTGCCACCCTTGCCAAACAAGCTGAAGCCCAAGCATGGCGCGTGGTCATTTCCACAGGCGATAAAGACATGGCGCAATTGGTTAATGAACACATCACGCTGGTCAATACCATGAGCGGCGAAACCTTGGACAGCGCGGGCGTGTTGGAAAAATTTGGCGTTGCACCCCATCAGATTACCGATTATTTGAGTTTGATGGGCGATAAAGTGGATAATGTGCCAGGGGTAGAAAAATGTGGTCCCAAAACCGCTGCCAAATGGCTGGCGCAATACAGTTCTTTGGAAAACTTGAGCGCAAACGCCGAACAAATCGGCGGTAAAGTAGGCGAACACCTGCGTCTTGCTTTGCCGCAGCTGCCTTTAAGCAAACAACTGGTTACCCTAAAAACCGATGTGGATTTGCAAAACGAATTGCCCGCAGGTTTGCATGATTTACAGCGGCGCGAACCCGATTGGACGGCATTGGTGGAACACTTCCGCCGTTTGGGTTTTAAAACTTGGCTGAAAGAAGCCGAGCAGCAGCAAAACGGCAACGCTTCCCCCGAACTGTTTGCCCCTGCGCCTGTTTCACAAGCTGCCGAAACCACCCAAGCCACTGCCCCCGCCGCCGTACACTACCGCAGCATCACCACCGAATCCGATTTCCAAGCCCTGCTTGCCCGTCTCAACGAAAGCGACAGCATCGGCATTGACACCGAAACCACTTCTTTAGATGCCATGAACGCCCAATTGGTCGGCATCAGCATTGCCTTTGCTGCGGGCGATGCCGTTTACCTGCCTTTGGCGCACAATCCCGCGCTTACCCTCGAACAGCTCGACAGCAATATCGTTTTACCCGCGCTCAAGCCCCATTTGGAAAATCCCGCGCTGAAAAAAATCGGACAAAACCTCAAATACGACCGTCATGTTTTCGCCAATCACCACATTGATTTACAGGGCATTGCGGGCGATGCCATGCTGGCATCGTATATTGTAGAAAGCCATCTCGGACACGGTTTGGACGAACTAGCATTACGCTGGTTGGGTTTAAGCACGATTACTTATGAAGATTTATGCGGTAAAAAAGGCGCAAAACAAATTCCCTTTGCCGATGTGCCTTTGGCGCAAGCCTGCGATTATGCCTGTCAGGATGCTGATTTTGCCCTACGCATTGAAGCGCATTTACGCACGCAAATGGACGAACGCCAATTGTCCTTGTATCAAGACATGGAATTGCCTGTGTCAGATGTGCTGTTTGCGATGGAACGCGCAGGCGTACACATTGACCAACACGAGTTGGCACGCCAAAGCCACGAATTGGGACATGAATTGCTGGATTTAGAACAACGCGCTTATACCATTGCAGGACAACCGTTTAATCTAAATTCGCCCAAGCAATTGCAGGAAATTCTGTTTGATAAAATGGGTATTGCCACCAAAGGGCTGAAAAAAACCACTTCAGGTGGTATTTCCACCAATGAAGCGGTTTTGGAACAACTCGCCGGCGAACACGAATTGCCGCAGTTGATTTTGCAACACCGCAGCTTGGCAAAACTCAAATCCACCTATACCGACAAACTGCCCGAAATGATTTCGCCGCATACGGGGCGCGTACATACCACTTACGCCCAAGCCGTTACCGTTACGGGGCGTTTGGCAAGCAGCAATCCCAATTTACAAAATATTCCGATTCGTACCGAAGCAGGACGGCGCGTGCGCCGTGCGTTTACTGCGCCTGAAGGTTTTGCAATGGTGTCGGCAGACTATTCGCAAATTGAATTGCGTATTATGGCGCACTTAAGCGGCGACACCACATTGATTGAAGCATTTCAAAACGGCGAAGACATTCACCGCCGCACCGCTGCAGAAGTTTTCGGGCTTACCCCCGAACAAGTGGGCGCGGAACAACGCCGTTATGCCAAAACCATTAATTTCGGTTTGATTTACGGCATGGGTCAATACGGTTTGGCAAAAGCACTGGGCATTGATAATCTGTCCGCCAAGAGTTTTATTGACCGCTATTTTGCCCGTTATCCCGGGGTTGCCGAATACATGCAGCGCACCAAAGAACAAGCCAACGCGCAAGGTTATGTGGAAACCCTGTTTGGCAGACGTTTGTATCTGCCCGATATTCACAGCCGCAACGCCAACGCCCGCGCCGCCGCCGAACGCGCTGCCATCAATGCACCCATGCAAGGCACGGCTTCCGATTTAATCAAACGCGCCATGATTCAGGTGCAACAATGGCTGCAAAACGAACAACTGTCTGCCAAGCTGGTGATGCAGGTACACGATGAGTTGGTATTGCAAGTGCCTGAAAACGAACGCGCACAAGTTTGCCAAGCCTTGCCTGTATTGATGGCACAAGCAGGCGAACAGGTATTAAACGTCCCCCTGCCTGCCGAAGTGGGCAGCGGCAGCAATTGGGAATCCGCCCACTAA
- a CDS encoding NAD(P)H-dependent oxidoreductase: protein MISPQDLLHLYQTRSTCKQYNPDRQISADDFQVILESARLSPSSFGFEPWHFVVVQNPELRQLIGQHAWGAKDKIGECSHFVLILARQANTLHADSPYIMQMMEQVHGIAPEAAALRRERYREFCEQDFALTPENPRSFYDWACKQCYIALGNMLTTAAALNIDATAVEGFPLETLNRLLAEQGVFDSEVYKLAVMCAFGYRADAPRPKTRQSAQAVISWK from the coding sequence ATGATTTCCCCGCAAGACTTACTGCACCTTTACCAAACCCGTTCCACCTGCAAGCAATACAATCCCGACCGCCAAATCAGCGCAGACGACTTCCAAGTGATTTTGGAAAGCGCGCGCCTGTCGCCCAGCTCGTTTGGCTTTGAGCCGTGGCATTTTGTGGTGGTACAAAATCCCGAACTGCGACAATTAATCGGGCAACACGCTTGGGGTGCGAAAGACAAAATCGGCGAATGCAGCCACTTTGTGCTGATTTTGGCACGTCAAGCCAATACCTTGCACGCCGATTCGCCCTATATTATGCAGATGATGGAACAAGTGCATGGTATTGCCCCTGAAGCTGCTGCCCTCCGCCGCGAGCGTTACCGCGAATTTTGCGAGCAGGATTTCGCCCTAACTCCTGAAAATCCACGCAGTTTTTACGATTGGGCGTGCAAACAATGTTATATTGCCTTGGGCAATATGCTGACCACTGCCGCTGCACTCAATATTGATGCTACTGCGGTGGAAGGCTTTCCTTTGGAAACCTTAAACCGTTTATTGGCAGAACAAGGCGTGTTTGATAGCGAAGTGTATAAGCTGGCAGTGATGTGCGCGTTTGGCTACCGTGCCGATGCCCCGCGCCCCAAAACCCGCCAGTCAGCACAAGCAGTGATTAGCTGGAAATAA
- a CDS encoding biliverdin-producing heme oxygenase encodes MSEQMTFAEYLKTNSRATHDSVDNMVMSCKPFDNAENYARFLQLQAVFHKIVDDVYRDEALNRQIPNLATLARYDAVMQDLQDLGAQEAKLDVTLPKPEGAEAIGWLYCAEGSNIGAAFLFKDAQEKLGFGAEHGARHLAPHADGRGKHWREFVGYLNGLNLNDEDRETALRGALNAFAFYKVLLKNIFH; translated from the coding sequence ATGTCTGAACAAATGACTTTTGCCGAATACCTGAAAACCAACAGTCGTGCCACCCACGATAGCGTGGATAATATGGTGATGTCGTGCAAACCGTTTGATAATGCCGAAAACTATGCCCGTTTTTTGCAGCTGCAAGCCGTGTTTCATAAAATTGTGGACGATGTGTACCGTGATGAAGCCTTGAATCGTCAAATCCCCAATTTGGCAACATTGGCGCGTTATGATGCCGTGATGCAGGATTTGCAGGACTTGGGTGCACAAGAAGCCAAATTGGACGTAACTTTGCCCAAGCCTGAAGGTGCGGAAGCCATTGGTTGGTTGTATTGTGCTGAAGGTTCTAATATTGGCGCAGCGTTTTTGTTTAAAGACGCACAAGAAAAATTGGGTTTTGGTGCAGAACACGGCGCACGCCATTTGGCACCTCATGCCGATGGTCGCGGTAAGCACTGGCGCGAATTTGTGGGCTATTTGAACGGTTTGAACTTGAATGATGAAGACCGTGAAACGGCTTTGCGCGGCGCATTAAATGCCTTTGCTTTTTATAAAGTTTTGCTGAAAAATATTTTTCATTAA